In a single window of the Elaeis guineensis isolate ETL-2024a chromosome 8, EG11, whole genome shotgun sequence genome:
- the LOC105035323 gene encoding protein ROS1A isoform X8, which produces MDHRTAGFLHIPFRNIMVFGNADVKNMSSSSLLDFTQIGTNKNLSCLPNQFLVNGKVLMISSVSNKDGLCVPFLPNLNSLTKEAACTSMKEEAYLPVAPLTPAKGKEIHGAMHSELVDLVDVEESNMETNIMQCSAEENANNGSLKLLASVTPDKVKTVEDCIPPELINLVGEELTDGVKNQELDDQCSNCNRLVPTTVIERASSPKGVKQHVQTSLAAQQLESGKDEQRNYPGISLNSTPRQKTRRKRYMPKVIQEGKPTKTPQPATPNPLTPMPVRKNGNHSKSREKKSLNSLDTSTNIARETVGRSNAEGTSADPHVINGTKPVRQRLKFESEGGPVNECLESTINNAQSRGRGRPRRTPATSRSKSKLQLSQEIEVVVENSSAGLVFDLTRSLNQMLEEYITLPEIPTPPAQSFKRESLKETSKNFAGNRNSIKKSICGQQAKMQTCQKRVNPIGKADFILVKDDNNKAGMKRDYSHIDSAQTGCALSKDAHFMQGSEEINQASRSDQTSSHGSYSQERQKRMRTEKQDLQYHQFMQCYSTEFASADAQKLLTSDKLQSPDCMLTFNHIRRPTKKRSKIPVRACKLSSIASITGCNHLLPTPEMPPEACSRTFFAAKCKRMKRKRHPRNGQALLVKIMPLDVDHEHKLGPCIYSSLERKSVGSTASGGDFPEKDLHHCQIIPLQDYPIRNSVQELPFINPVSQAIIPYVNDMNDVIWKIQQLDLQEGQVHSATEPQNALVPFGGNMMVPYDGPFDIIKKQRPRAKVELDGETNRVWKILMGKTCSDEAEGLDVDKEKWWEEERRVFRGRADSFIARMRLVQGDRRFSLWKGSVVDSVIGVFLTQNVSDHLSSSAFMALAARFSLQSRCNGADLNAEKMSKSTEKQDGSSVPSDATNWQEKGFSPDAYHQGPLEIHDADYVKENETANSNESMGTNSRGNIVDDSKGIGVHIHGSEPKKGFETPHYRIDTLISGTGSTESEDRQFFEDVVSSQNFVASSGNSLDYLIQTVDPVGSNSGSNSEANIITGSMSSGLDSSVSFEENVNIAGNTQNQEMDNRGNDRVLLEKNCGGYDKESCEEGENGTKITHGLNNLEGACRSIRYAPNFHLECSEHNIRGVPSVPAARRSDNSLNFMLVGMENINVVREESISNLPFTASGTMKTNKIKKIDRHSSLSSENATNSAGERSALLSKITEALDSCACINGNSLQSPTCSRVNHIRTNFQQEERKANFPMQNTQHAVAEIPHIQEHQTCLNSCNIEKKTLEVAETVDFNSKDEVCSPQKVSKEGAKSTSRAKKAKVDTEKVETFDWDSLRRQAYCNGYQKERSSERMDSLDWEAVRCADVNEISEAIRERGMNNVLAGRIKDFLNRLVKEHGSIDLEWLRDIPPDKAKDYLLSIQGLGLKSVECVRLLTLHHLAFPVDTNVGRICVRLGWVPLQPLPESLQLHLLELYPIMATIQKFLWPRLCKLDQETLYELHYQMITFGKVFCTKSKPNCNACPMRGECKHFASAFASARFTLPGPEEKSIASSTIPPPSAYDHIQNSNPALLAQPEESKFSQGITGNNCEPIIEEPASPEPARMENFERDIEEAFYEDPDEIPTIKLNLDEFTQNLQNYIQENIIDLQEDDMAKAIVAITKEAASIPMPKLKNVSRLRTEHQVYDIPDSHPLLEGLDRRQSDDPCPYLLTIWTPGETAKSTEPPETCCNSQDTGELCDNKTCFACSCRREEQAQIVRGTILIPCRTAMRGSFPLNGTYFQVNEVFADHQTSYSPIHVPRKWIWNLPRRTVYFGTSVPSIFKGLTTEETQQCFWRGYICVRGFERETRAPKPLCARLHFPASKAPKNKKTPFKEAKK; this is translated from the exons ATGGACCACCGAACAGCAGGATTTTTGCATATACCCTTCAGAAATATCATGGTATTTGGTAATGCAGATGTCAAGAACATGTCATCCTCCAGTCTTTTGGATTTTACTCAGATAGGCACCAACAAGAACCTATCCTGTTTGCCGAATCAGTTTCTGGTGAATGGGAAAGTCTTGATGATTTCAAGTGTTTCTAACAAGG ATGGTCTTTGTGTTCCATTTCTTCCAAATCTTAATTCCTTGACGAAGGAAGCAGCTTGCACTAGCATGAAAGAGGAAGCATACCTTCCAGTAGCCCCTCTGACACCAGCCAAGGGTAAAGAAATACATGGTGCTATGCATAGTGAACTGGTTGATTTGGTTGATGTAGAGGAAAGCAACATGGAGACTAACATAATGCAATGTTCAGCAGAGGAGAACGCCAACAATGGTTCCTTAAAACTTTTAGCATCTGTAACCCCAGATAAGGTGAAGACTGTGGAAGATTGTATCCCTCCAGAGCTGATTAATCTGGTTGGTGAAGAGTTAACTGATGGGGTAAAAAATCAGGAGCTAGATGATCAATGCTCTAACTGTAATCGCTTAGTGCCAACAACTGTAATTGAAAGGGCCTCTTCACCAAAGGGAGTCAAACAGCATGTTCAAACATCATTGGCTGCTCAACAATTGGAATCTGGAAAGGATGAGCAAAGGAATTACCCAGGAATAAGTTTGAACAGCACTCCAAGGCAAAAGACACGACGGAAAAGGTACATGCCAAAGGTTATTCAAGAAGGCAAGCCAACCAAAACTCCGCAGCCAGCAACACCAAATCCTCTTACCCCCATGCCAGTCAGGAAAAATGGAAATCATAGTAAGAGCCGGGAGAAGAAAAGCCTAAATTCTTTGGACACATCCACAAATATTGCAAGAGAAACTGTTGGCAGATCAAATGCAGAAGGGACAAGTGCTGATCCACATGTCATAAATGGGACCAAACCAGTCAGGCAAAGGTTAAAGTTTGAATCTGAAGGTGGACCAGTAAATGAATGCCTAGAATCAACAATCAACAATGCACAATCTCGGGGTAGAGGGAGACCTAGACGTACTCCTGCTACCTCCAGAAGTAAATCAAAATTGCAGCTCAGCCAAGAAATAGAAGTGGTTGTGGAAAATTCATCAGCCGGATTAGTATTTGATCTCACTCGTTCACTAAACCAAATGCTGGAAGAGTATATAACGTTGCCAGAAATTCCAACCCCACCTGCTCAGTCTTTTAAAAGGGAATCATTGAAAGAAACTTCAAAGAATTTTGCTGGCAATAGAAATAGTATCAAAAAATCTATTTGTGGTCAACAGGCAAAAATGCAAACCTGTCAGAAGCGGGTAAATCCAATTGGAAAGGCAGATTTTATATTAGTCAAAGATGACAATAACAAGGCAGGAATGAAAAGGGACTACAGTCATATTGATAGTGCTCAAACTGGTTGTGCACTTTCAAAAGATGCCCACTTCATGCAGGGCAGTGAAGAGATAAATCAGGCTAGCAGATCTGATCAAACAAGCAGCCATGGTTCATACTCTCAAGAGCGGCAAAAAAGGATGAGGACAGAAAAGCAAGACTTACAATATCATCAATTTATGCAATGTTATTCCACAGAGTTTGCATCTGCAGATGCACAAAAGTTGCTGACGTCAGATAAGTTGCAATCTCCAGACTGCATGTTGACATTTAACCATATCAGAAGACCAACAAAGAAGAGATCAAAGATACCAGTCCGAGCATGCAAGTTAAGTTCTATTGCTTCCATCACAGGCTGCAATCACCTATTGCCAACTCCTGAAATGCCACCTGAAGCATGCAGCAGAACCTTTTTTGCAGCCAAATGTAagaggatgaaaagaaaaaggcATCCAAGAAATGGACAAGCTCTTCTCGTCAAGATCATGCCTTTAGATGTGGATCATGAGCATAAGCTTGGGCCATGCATTTATAGTTCTCTGGAGCGAAAATCTGTTGGATCAACTGCATCAGGAGGAGATTTTCCAGAAAAGGATTTGCATCATTGTCAAATCATTCCCCTACAAGACTACCCGATTAGAAACAGTGTCCAAGAACTGCCCTTCATCAACCCGGTGTCTCAAGCAATTATTCCATATGTAAATGATATGAATGATGTTATTTGGAAGATACAACAACTGGACCTACAGGAGGGGCAGGTGCACAGTGCAACTGAACCACAAAATGCTCTTGTTCCTTTTGGTGGCAATATGATGGTTCCATATGATGGGCCCTTTGATATAATCAAGAAACAGCGCCCACGGGCTAAGGTTGAACTGGATGGAGAGACAAATAGGGTATGGAAGATTTTGATGGGGAAGACATGCAGTGATGAAGCTGAAGGATTGGATGTGGATAAAGAGAAATGGTGGGAAGAAGAAAGGCGAGTATTTCGTGGTCGTGCAGATTCATTCATTGCACGCATGCGTCTGGTCCAAG GGGATAGGCGCTTCTCTCTGTGGAAAGGATCAGTTGTTGATTCTGTGATAGGCGTATTTCTTACTCAGAATGTTTCAGACCATCTTTCCAG CTCTGCCTTCATGGCCCTTGCTGCAAGATTTTCTCTCCAGTCGAGGTGTAACGGTGCAGATCTTAATGCAGAAAAGATGAGCAAATCAACAGAAAAGCAAGATGGAAGCAGCGTTCCCTCTGATGCTACCAACTGGCAAGAAAAAGGGTTCAGTCCAGATGCATATCACCAGGGTCCTCTGGAGATCCATGATGCTGATTATGTGAAGGAAAATGAGACAGCTAACAGTAATGAATCCATGGGAACAAATAGCAGAGGTAACATTGTTGATGATTCAAAAGGCATAGGTGTGCACATCCATGGAAGTGAGCCAAAGAAAGGTTTTGAAACACCACACTACAGAATAGACACCTTGATTTCAGGAACAGGAAGCACAGAATCAGAAGATAGACAGTTCTTTGAGGATGTAGTTTCATCTCAGAACTTTGTTGCTTCATCTGGAAACTCTTTAGACTACCTAATTCAGACAGTGGATCCAGTAGGATCAAACTCAGGGTCAAACTCTGAAGCCAACATAATCACTGGAAGTATGTCCAGTGGCTTGGACAGCTCTGTTTCTTTTGAGGAGAATGTGAACATTGCAGGAAATACCCAAAACCAGGAAATGGACAACCGTGGCAACGACAGAGTTCTGTTAGAAAAAAATTGTGGTGGATATGATAAAGAGTCATGTGAAGAGGGTGAAAATGGTACAAAGATTACTCATGGATTAAATAATCTTGAAGGTGCTTGTAGATCAATAAGATATGCACCTAACTTCCATCTCGAATGTTCAGAGCATAATATAAGAGGTGTGCCATCTGTCCCTGCTGCACGTCGTTCTGACAATTCCTTGAACTTCATGTTGGTGGGCATGGAGAATATCAATGTAGTAAGAGAAGAAAGCATTTCAAACTTGCCATTTACTGCCTCTGGGACCATGAAgactaataaaataaaaaagatagacAGACACTCTAGCCTTTCATCAGAAAATGCAACTAATTCTGCAGGTGAGCGGTCAGCATTGCTCTCTAAAATAACAGAAGCACTCGATTCATGTGCATGCATAAATGGAAATTCTTTGCAATCACCAACTTGCTCAAGGGTGAATCATATTAGAACTAACTtccagcaggaagaaagaaaggcCAATTTCCCAATGCAAAACACTCAACATGCAGTCGCTGAAATACCACACATCCAGGAGCATCAAACATGTTTGAACTCATGTAATATTGAAAAGAAAACTTTAGAGGTTGCTGAGACAGTTGACTTTAATTCAAAAGATGAAGTTTGTAGTCCCCAAAAAGTCTCAAAAGAAGGAGCCAAAAGCACATCAAGAGCAAAGAAGGCAAAGGTTGATACTGAAAAGGTGGAGACTTTTGACTGGGATAGCTTGCGAAGACAGGCATATTGCAACGGTTATCAGAAAGAGAGAAGCAGTGAGAGAATGGACTCACTGGACTGGGAAGCAGTTAGGTGCGCAGATGTAAATGAAATTTCTGAAGCCATTCGAGAACGAGGAATGAACAATGTTCTGGCTGGGCGAATTAAG GATTTCCTTAACCGTTTGGTTAAAGAGCATGGAAGCATTGACCTTGAATGGCTAAGGGACATTCCACCAGACAAAGCAAA GGATTATCTCCTTAGCATACAAGGATTAGGACTCAAAAGTGTTGAGTGTGTTCGCCTTTTGACACTTCACCATCTAGCTTTCCCA GTTGACACAAATGTTGGTCGCATATGTGTAAGGCTAGGATGGGTACCACTTCAACCCCTTCCCGAGTCCCTTCAGTTGCATCTCCTAGAACT GTATCCTATCATGGCAACAATTCAGAAGTTCCTTTGGCCGCGGCTGTGTAAACTTGATCAAGAAACACT GTATGAGCTACACTATCAAATGATTACATTTGGAAAG GTATTCTGTACAAAAAGCAAGCCAAATTGCAATGCATGCCCAATGAGAGGAGAATGCAAGCACTTTGCAAGTGCTTTTGCAAG TGCAAGATTTACCCTCCCTGGACCAGAGGAAAAAAGCATAGCGAGCTCGACAATTCCCCCTCCCTCTGCATATGACCATATTCAGAATTCTAATCCAGCACTCCTAGCTCAACCTGAGGAAAGCAAATTCTCACAAGGAATTACTGGTAACAATTGTGAGCCTATCATCGAAGAGCCGGCAAGTCCAGAACCAGCACGTATGGAAAATTTTGAAAGGGATATTGAAGAAGCATTTTATGAAGATCCTGATGAAATTCCTACAATAAAGCTCAACTTGGATGAGTTCACACAGAATTTACAGAATTATATACAAGAAAACATTATAGATCTCCAAGAAGATGATATGGCTAAGGCTATAGTGGCCATCACTAAAGAGGCTGCTTCAATCCCTATGCCTAAGCTAAAGAATGTGAGCCGTCTCCGAACAGAGCATCAAGT ATATGACATTCCAGATTCACACCCACTTTTGGAAGGG CTGGATCGAAGACAATCTGATGATCCATGTCCCTACCTCCTCACTATATGGACTCCAG GTGAAACTGCCAAATCAACAGAGCCACCAGAAACATGTTGCAACTCTCAAGACACCGGTGAACTGTGTGACAATAAGACATGCTTTGCTTGCAGTTGTAGACGAGAAGAACAGGCACAAATAGTCAGAGGCACAATTTTG ATACCCTGTCGAACAGCAATGAGAGGAAGCTTTCCACTCAACGGCACTTATTTTCAAGTTAATGAG GTATTTGCGGATCACCAAACTAGTTATTCCCCTATTCATGTTCCCAGGAAATGGATATGGAACCTGCCAAGGCGGACTGTGTACTTTGGAACATCTGTGCCATCAATATTTAAAG GTCTAACAACAGAAGAGACACAACAATGCTTCTGGAGAG